DNA sequence from the Cohnella herbarum genome:
TTTCTTATATTCCGATGGCGGGTACTTACATCGCATTCCAGAAATTTATTCCCGCCAAGGGTTTTTTCGGCGACCAACGGTGGATCGGATGGGACAATTTTCGTTATTTGCTGGAATTGCCCGACATTTATCAGGTATTATGGAACACCGTCTTCATCGCCGTCATGAAAATGGCTGCGGGCATCGTCGTTCCCCTTACGGTCGCTCTGATGTTGAACGAACTTCGGAACCAAGCGATTAAACGGAGCGTGCAGACGCTGATTTATTTGCCTCATTTTTTGTCGTGGATCATTCTGGGGGGCGTCATGATCGATATTTTGTCCCCTTCTTCGGGAATCGTCAATCAAGCGCTGGGCGCGTTCGGGATCAAACCGATCTTTTTTCTGGGCAGCAACGACTGGTTTCCTTATACGATGGTGATCTCGGACGTGTGGAAGGAGTTCGGCTTCGCGACGATCGTGTATTTGGCCGCTTTGACCGGCATAGATCCACAGCAGTACGAAGCGTCGATCATTGACGGGGCTAACCGCTGGAAGCAGACTTGGTACGTCACGTTGCCGGGAATGCGGATGATCATCGTACTTATGGCGGTGCTTAGCCTCGGCAACGTTCTGAACGCGGGCTTCGACCAGATCGTGAACCTGTATAGCGCCCAAGTGTACGCAAGCGGCGACGTTATCGATACTTTGGTTTATCGGTTAGGCTTGCAGCAAGCGCAGTACGGCGTGGCAACGGCCGTCGGATTGTTCAAATCGGTCGTCTCTTTCTTGTTCATCTCGGTCGCGTATTACGCGGCTTACAAATTGGCGGATTACCGCATTTTCTAGGAGGAATCTATCGTGCTTGGAAAATCGGCGGGCGCAAGGGGTTTCTCCGCGTTCAACACTGTTTTTCTTATCGTCTTGTCGTTACTGTGCGTGGCTCCGCTCGTTCATATCGCGGCGGTGTCGCTCAGTTCGAGTTCTGCCGTCACGGCGGGATGGGTTATATTATGGCCGGTCGACTTCACATGGGATTCTTATCGATTCGTCCTGTCGCGCGGGGAGATCTGGAGTCCTATGATCGTGACCTTGAAGAGGGTCGTTCTGGGCGGGGGTCTTAATCTGCTGATGACGATTCTGATCGCTTACCCGTTGTCGAAGGAGTCGGCCGTTTTCCGGGCAAGAACCGGGTATGCTTGGTTTTTCTTCTTTACGATGCTGTTCTCGGGTGGGCTGATTCCATGGTATATGATCATTCGCCAGTTGGAATTGCTGGATAGCGTATGGGCGTTGGTGCTTCCGGCGGGCGTTCCCGTCTTCAACATCGTGCTGCTTCTGAACTTCTTTCGACAATTGCCGAAGGAGCTTGAAGAAGCGGCGTTCATGGACGGTGCCGGTCACTGGACCACGTTGTGGAAAATTTATTTGCCAGCCTCTTTACCGGCCTTGGCTACCGTGTCGTTGTTCGCGGTGGTCTGGCACTGGAACAGTTGGTTCGACGGACTGATCCTGATGAATCGGCCGGAACATTACCCGCTGCAGAGCTATTTGCAGACGGTCATCATGCAGCGGGACATGACGTTCATTCAGCATCTAAGCCGTGCGGAGCTCGCGGTCGTCTCGGATCGCACGATCAAATCCGCGCAAATTCTGATCGCCACGCTTCCGATTTTATTCGTCTATCCGTTCTTGCAAAGGTTTTTCGTGAAAGGGATCGTTCTTGGAAGCGTAAAAGGCTAATCATCTATAAGAATAGAGGGGAAACGGATGAAAAAATTCGCGGTTTGGTTTACGGTATTGGCTATGTTGTTATCGGCGATTGAAATGCGCTCAGCTTCGGCTTCTGCCGCGGTTACCGTTCTGTCGGAGGGATTCGAGAGCGGGACCGGTTCAGCGTTCAAGCTGGGTGCTCCTTATGGCAGCCTTACGTCCTCGGCGGGGGAAAAGCTGGCAGGCGCGTATTCCGTCAAAGGCTCGAGCGCATCCGGTCAGCAGTGGGCGGAGTTTCTTAAGCTGGATGCCGGCAAGCTCGCGTTGACGCCAAGCAAGGTGTATACGATCAGCTTCAAGTACCGGGTCGTGAATCCGGAACCTGCCGGCGAGTTTTTCTACCTTTATGGCAAGATTGACGGTACGGGAGAGACGGTCGGCTTTAATTACAATAGCGCGGGTCAAGTCGTCTGGCGGACCGAACAGCTTGCCGCCGATCATGTCCGCCTCTCCGGTCAGGGCGACGAACGCCTTGCGCAGATGAGCTTCACGGCGAACGGAAGCGGGAATTACGCCTGGGTATTCGGCATTCATAACGGCGGAACCCTTCTGATCGACGATATCGCCGTCAAGGAAGGCGGGCTTGAGGCGCCGCCGGCGCAGCCTGCCGATACCGCGGCTACGGAAGGCTTCGAAAGGGGGCAAACTGTCGGCACCGTATGGAAGACCTTGAATGCGGGAGCGGTCTCGAACGACGCGGACAAACGAATCAACGGGCAGTATACCGTGAAGGCGACGGCGGGAGCGGCGGAAGAATGGAGGGAGTTTCTGACATCCGATCCCGCTAAGCTGAAGCTGGCGGCAGGGACCGAGTATACGGTTACGTTCAAGTACAAAGTTTTCTTGGCGGAACCAGCGGACGGTTTCTTCTATTTGTACGCGAAATCCCCTTCGACCGGGGGGATGTCGGGCTTTAATTTCAGCAGCGGCCAAGACGTGTTATGGCGTAGCGCCGACGTCCCTGAAAGCGGAGTGCAGATCGTAGATCGCGATGGTTATAAGATGGCCCGACTAACCTTTAAGACAGGCGCCGCCGCGGATTATGCCCTGACCTGGGGCATTCGCAAAGGCGGCGGAATCGCGATCGACGACGTATCGGTTGCGAAGGGCAGCGTTCCGATCCATTCGTCCGAGCAATACCGGGTCGGTTACGCGAACGTCGCCGATTACGGCGCCATCCCTGACGACGACATGGACGACACCGCGGCGTTCAAGCAGGCGATTGCTGCCGGGAAGAGCATCTTCGTTCCGGCCGGAACGTACCATGTCAACGAAACGCTTC
Encoded proteins:
- a CDS encoding ABC transporter permease, yielding MYKSRARSRNMPLHLMILPGLLLVLVFSYIPMAGTYIAFQKFIPAKGFFGDQRWIGWDNFRYLLELPDIYQVLWNTVFIAVMKMAAGIVVPLTVALMLNELRNQAIKRSVQTLIYLPHFLSWIILGGVMIDILSPSSGIVNQALGAFGIKPIFFLGSNDWFPYTMVISDVWKEFGFATIVYLAALTGIDPQQYEASIIDGANRWKQTWYVTLPGMRMIIVLMAVLSLGNVLNAGFDQIVNLYSAQVYASGDVIDTLVYRLGLQQAQYGVATAVGLFKSVVSFLFISVAYYAAYKLADYRIF
- a CDS encoding carbohydrate ABC transporter permease, whose translation is MLGKSAGARGFSAFNTVFLIVLSLLCVAPLVHIAAVSLSSSSAVTAGWVILWPVDFTWDSYRFVLSRGEIWSPMIVTLKRVVLGGGLNLLMTILIAYPLSKESAVFRARTGYAWFFFFTMLFSGGLIPWYMIIRQLELLDSVWALVLPAGVPVFNIVLLLNFFRQLPKELEEAAFMDGAGHWTTLWKIYLPASLPALATVSLFAVVWHWNSWFDGLILMNRPEHYPLQSYLQTVIMQRDMTFIQHLSRAELAVVSDRTIKSAQILIATLPILFVYPFLQRFFVKGIVLGSVKG
- a CDS encoding glycosyl hydrolase family 28-related protein, whose product is MKKFAVWFTVLAMLLSAIEMRSASASAAVTVLSEGFESGTGSAFKLGAPYGSLTSSAGEKLAGAYSVKGSSASGQQWAEFLKLDAGKLALTPSKVYTISFKYRVVNPEPAGEFFYLYGKIDGTGETVGFNYNSAGQVVWRTEQLAADHVRLSGQGDERLAQMSFTANGSGNYAWVFGIHNGGTLLIDDIAVKEGGLEAPPAQPADTAATEGFERGQTVGTVWKTLNAGAVSNDADKRINGQYTVKATAGAAEEWREFLTSDPAKLKLAAGTEYTVTFKYKVFLAEPADGFFYLYAKSPSTGGMSGFNFSSGQDVLWRSADVPESGVQIVDRDGYKMARLTFKTGAAADYALTWGIRKGGGIAIDDVSVAKGSVPIHSSEQYRVGYANVADYGAIPDDDMDDTAAFKQAIAAGKSIFVPAGTYHVNETLQFQNQNLIGSGMFVSTIVARIADPKAPILKAGRSSVVADLNLGFDNGLVTNQEAEGDRVGIYTGAQWSLQRGSSVRNVRIQNVGTALYSPEGLGAESFSVTYDTLEIENFSYRGIDFRARNRTGNVFNNIYMNSNRPNIDVAFALTGEESETVINQLNVEHMKVNTAVLLDGVYALSASTVHIEGVTLRNADSGYVTVNNSSGSIGSLTVYYAPIEKNGVSIVRIGNNRYATGMTSFQPDTVGYLRIGTLHAKGLNENDPTSETHGAKVGGLTRADASGFVFFDRPANALGDYSVQLDNYVWYSYQNDRNVYEQFPVDPNGKISFMKLGALPLSGPTAKRPVNRMIANVTTYYDTDLKKLLIWNGTAWISIA